From one Silene latifolia isolate original U9 population unplaced genomic scaffold, ASM4854445v1 scaffold_70, whole genome shotgun sequence genomic stretch:
- the LOC141640023 gene encoding uncharacterized protein LOC141640023, which produces MAVGDCSRLVEKIVQKISGWGARKLSYAGRLVLVQAVLTQLHSFWTRIFIIPATVMDRINNIYRNYLWCGSDEFHKTPPVAWDRVCTGKKYGGLGIVNGKNWNVAMLGKYVWWLAEKTDHLWIRWVNHMYIKGQNWLDYSLTVSSSWTWRKICQVKDMLKPGFCHGRWSTNAGVYSVSVRYNWLQGNLSSVPWYPIIWNRFNLPKHSIIGWLVIQCRLLTKDKMLRFGIIADGHCDMCLDHWEDHTHLLYDCRFSSCCWKLLAAWLDVYFPATDILDWCRRWRCRSLLKKQIVITAIMAMIYQIWNARNICRVDNKLVHPTYAVKAVTALVQSRGQSWKWTSKFQRLHWVPWM; this is translated from the coding sequence ATGGCAGTGGGTGATTGTTCTAGATTGGTTGAGAAGATTGTGCAGAAAATTAGTGGTTGGGGTGCTAGAAAGTTAAGCTATGCTGGCAGGCTTGTACTGGTTCAGGCTGTTTTGACTCAACTTCATAGCTTTTGGACTCGTATATTCATCATCCCTGCTACTGTGATGGACAGGATTAACAACATTTACAGAAACTACCTTTGGTGTGGGTCTGATGAGTTTCATAAGACACCACCTGTGGCTTGGGATAGGGTCTGTACAGGGAAAAAATATGGAGGTCTTGGCattgttaatggtaaaaattggAATGTGGCTATGTTGGGCAAGTATGTATGGTGGTTAGCTGAGAAAACTGATCATTTATGGATACGTTGGGTCAACCACATGTACATCAAaggccaaaattggttggactatTCTCTTACTGTAAGTTCCAGCTGGACTTGGAGAAAAATCTGCCAAGTCAAGGATATGCTCAAACCTGGTTTTTGTCATGGCAGATGGAGTACCAATGCTGGGGTCTATAGTGTTTCTGTTCGGTATAATTGGCTGCAGGGTAATCTATCTTCAGTGCCGTGGTATCCTATTATTTGGAACAGATTTAATCTTCCCAAGCACTCCATTATAGGATGGCTGGTTATTCAATGTCGTCTATTGACAAAGGATAAGATGCTCAGATTTGGCATCATTGCAGATGGGCACTGTGATATGTGCTTGGATCATTGGGAGGATCATACTCATTTGCTGTATGACTGTAGATTTAGCTCCTGCTGCTGGAAGCTGCTTGCTGCTTGGTTAGATGTATATTTCCCTGCAACTGATATTTTGGACTGGTGTAGAAGGTGGAGATGTAGATCTTTGTTGAAAAAGCAAATTGTTATTACTGCTATCATGGCCATGATCTATCAGATTTGGAATGCCCGCAACATTTGCAGAGTGGACAATAAGTTGGTTCATCCTACTTATGCGGTTAAAGCTGTTACTGCCTTGGTACAGAGTAGAGGACAATCTTGGAAGTGGACGTCTAAATTCCAACGATTGCATTGGGTGCCTTGGATGTAA